The Mesorhizobium sp. M1D.F.Ca.ET.043.01.1.1 genome contains a region encoding:
- the nirB gene encoding nitrite reductase large subunit NirB has protein sequence MTEKLVIIGNGMAPGRMLEHLLEAAHDRYAVTIFNAEPRVNYDRIMLSPVLSGEKDFEEIVIHGDGWYIKHGITLYKGHRIVAIDREAKTVTSDHGVTESYDRLVIATGSVPFIIPVPGKDLPGVLTYRDLDDVNAMLLAAQSRAKAIVIGGGLLGLEAAAGLKERGMDVTVLHVMPTLMERQLDPAAGYLLQKAVEARGIKVMTKANTKAIVGNGKVEGVELMDGTVIPATLVVMAVGIRPSTALAKEAGLEVNRGIVVDDRMRTSDPAIMALGECAEVGGHVYGLVAPLYEMARVAAAGLSDGEDKRFIHSDTPTKLKVTGIDLYSLGDFADGDDREEIILRDASAGIYKRVVLQDNRIIGTVLFGETADGAWFNDLKKKATDISEMRDTLIFGQAFQGGVSSDPLAAVAALADDAEICGCNGVCKGKITGAITTKGLTGLDDVRAHTKASASCGSCTGLVEQLLKLTLGEAYNPAAVQPMCGCTSLGHDDVRRLIKAKGLKTIPAVMQELEWKTSCGCAKCRPALNYYLVCDWPDQYADDYQSRFINERAHANIQKDGTYSVVPRMWGGVTSANELRAIADVVDKFRIPTVKVTGGQRIDMLGIRKEDLPAVWADLGKAGFVSGHAYAKGLRTVKTCVGSDWCRFGTQDSTGLGIRIEKFMWGSWTPAKVKMAVSGCPRNCAEATCKDVGVVCVDSGYEIHFAGAAGLDIKGTEVLGLVKTEDEALEVIVALVQLYREQARYLERIYKWAKRIGTAEIKRQILDDAERRGALFDRFVFSQKFAQVDPWSERVSGKDKHEFRPMASVGFAEAAE, from the coding sequence ATGACCGAAAAACTCGTCATCATCGGCAACGGCATGGCTCCCGGCAGGATGCTGGAGCATCTGCTGGAAGCAGCGCATGACCGCTACGCCGTCACCATCTTCAACGCAGAGCCGCGCGTGAACTACGACCGCATCATGCTCTCGCCAGTGCTTTCGGGCGAGAAGGATTTTGAGGAAATCGTCATCCATGGCGACGGCTGGTACATCAAGCATGGCATCACCCTCTACAAGGGCCACCGGATCGTCGCCATAGACCGGGAGGCGAAGACCGTCACATCGGACCACGGCGTGACCGAGAGCTACGACAGGCTCGTCATCGCAACCGGCTCGGTGCCCTTCATCATTCCGGTGCCGGGCAAGGATCTGCCCGGCGTGCTCACCTACCGCGACCTCGACGACGTCAACGCCATGCTGCTTGCCGCGCAGTCGCGCGCCAAGGCGATCGTCATCGGCGGCGGCCTGCTCGGGCTCGAAGCCGCGGCGGGGCTGAAGGAGCGCGGCATGGACGTCACCGTGCTCCATGTCATGCCGACGCTAATGGAGCGCCAGCTCGACCCGGCCGCCGGCTACCTGCTGCAGAAAGCCGTCGAGGCGCGCGGCATCAAGGTCATGACCAAGGCCAACACCAAGGCCATTGTCGGCAACGGCAAGGTCGAGGGCGTCGAGCTTATGGACGGCACGGTCATCCCGGCGACGCTGGTCGTGATGGCGGTCGGCATTCGCCCCAGCACCGCGCTGGCCAAGGAGGCCGGGCTCGAGGTCAATCGCGGCATCGTCGTCGACGACCGCATGCGCACTTCCGATCCGGCGATCATGGCGCTCGGCGAATGCGCCGAGGTCGGCGGCCACGTCTACGGGCTGGTCGCCCCGCTCTATGAGATGGCGCGGGTCGCGGCAGCCGGGCTCTCGGACGGCGAAGACAAGCGCTTCATCCACTCCGACACGCCGACCAAGCTCAAGGTTACCGGCATCGACCTCTATTCGCTCGGCGACTTCGCCGACGGCGACGATCGCGAGGAGATCATCCTGCGCGATGCATCCGCCGGCATCTACAAACGCGTCGTGCTGCAGGACAACCGCATCATCGGCACGGTGTTGTTCGGCGAGACGGCCGACGGCGCCTGGTTCAACGATCTCAAGAAGAAGGCGACCGACATCTCGGAGATGCGCGACACGCTGATCTTCGGCCAGGCGTTCCAAGGAGGCGTTTCCTCGGACCCTTTGGCGGCCGTTGCGGCACTGGCGGATGATGCGGAAATCTGCGGCTGCAACGGCGTCTGCAAGGGCAAGATCACCGGCGCGATCACGACCAAGGGGCTGACCGGCCTCGACGACGTGCGCGCCCACACCAAGGCCTCGGCCTCGTGCGGATCGTGCACGGGTCTGGTCGAACAGCTCCTGAAGCTCACGCTCGGCGAGGCCTACAATCCGGCGGCGGTGCAGCCGATGTGCGGCTGCACGAGCCTCGGCCACGACGATGTTCGCCGCCTGATCAAGGCAAAAGGCCTGAAGACGATACCCGCCGTCATGCAGGAGCTCGAATGGAAGACCTCCTGCGGCTGCGCCAAGTGCCGGCCGGCGCTGAATTATTATCTGGTCTGCGACTGGCCGGACCAATATGCCGACGACTACCAGTCGCGCTTCATCAACGAGCGCGCGCATGCGAACATCCAGAAGGACGGCACCTATTCGGTCGTGCCGCGCATGTGGGGCGGTGTCACCAGCGCCAACGAGTTGCGCGCCATCGCCGACGTGGTCGACAAGTTCCGCATCCCGACCGTGAAGGTGACCGGCGGCCAGCGCATCGACATGCTGGGCATCCGCAAGGAGGATCTGCCGGCGGTATGGGCCGATCTCGGCAAGGCCGGCTTCGTCTCCGGCCATGCCTATGCCAAGGGCCTGCGCACGGTGAAGACCTGTGTCGGCTCCGACTGGTGCCGGTTCGGCACGCAGGATTCGACCGGGCTCGGCATCCGCATCGAGAAGTTCATGTGGGGATCCTGGACGCCGGCCAAGGTGAAGATGGCGGTGTCGGGATGCCCGCGCAATTGCGCGGAGGCGACCTGCAAGGATGTCGGCGTGGTCTGCGTCGACTCTGGCTACGAGATCCACTTCGCCGGCGCTGCGGGCCTCGACATCAAGGGCACCGAAGTGCTGGGCCTCGTGAAGACCGAGGACGAGGCGCTGGAGGTGATCGTGGCGCTCGTCCAGCTGTATCGCGAGCAGGCCCGCTATCTGGAGCGCATCTACAAATGGGCCAAGCGCATCGGCACCGCCGAGATCAAACGGCAGATCCTCGACGACGCCGAGCGGCGCGGGGCGCTCTTCGACCGCTTCGTCTTTTCGCAGAAATTCGCGCAGGTCGATCCGTGGTCCGAACGCGTCTCGGGCAAGGACAAGCATGAGTTCCGGCCGATGGCGTCGGTGGGTTTTGCGGAGGCGGCCGAGTGA
- a CDS encoding nitrate/nitrite transporter produces the protein MTANIPAAFSQDSAPRQALVMSTIAFTVCFAAWTIFSIIGVRIKQELGLSETAFGLLVGTPILTGSLVRIVLGVWTDRYGGRLVYTVTMLAAAVATFLLAFAHTYQQMLIAALGVGLAGGSFAVGVAYVSRFFPAGKQGTALGIFGVGNVGAAVTKFLAPFVLLSWGWQSVALIWAAALVVMAGVFWFTTGDDPVIRERRAGKAAPARSFWQEFAPLKNLQVWRFAFYYFFSFGAFVALSLWLPRYLIGVYGFNIATAGMIGAAYSIPASVFRAYGGVLSDRVGARTVLYSTFTVCAVATLVLSLPSADYVVRGISGPIPFHFEIGPLAFIAVAFVLGFFMSLGKAAVYKHIPVYYPQNVGAVGGMVGMIGGLGGFILPIAFGALNDLTGVWSSCFMLLFLIVVSCLLWMHLSIRRMERAAEVETASLSYAAE, from the coding sequence ATGACCGCAAACATCCCAGCCGCCTTCAGCCAGGACAGTGCTCCTCGGCAGGCGCTTGTCATGTCCACCATCGCCTTCACCGTCTGCTTCGCGGCGTGGACGATCTTCTCCATCATCGGCGTGCGCATAAAGCAGGAGCTCGGCCTGAGCGAGACTGCGTTCGGCCTGCTGGTCGGCACGCCGATCCTCACCGGATCGCTGGTGCGCATTGTGCTCGGCGTCTGGACCGACCGCTACGGCGGACGCCTGGTCTACACCGTCACCATGCTCGCGGCAGCGGTCGCGACCTTCCTGCTCGCTTTCGCCCACACCTATCAGCAGATGCTGATCGCCGCCCTCGGCGTCGGGCTTGCCGGCGGCTCCTTCGCCGTCGGCGTCGCCTATGTCTCGCGCTTCTTCCCAGCCGGCAAGCAAGGGACGGCGCTCGGCATTTTCGGCGTCGGCAATGTCGGCGCCGCGGTCACCAAGTTCCTGGCGCCCTTCGTGCTCCTTTCCTGGGGCTGGCAGTCGGTCGCGCTGATCTGGGCGGCGGCACTTGTCGTCATGGCCGGCGTGTTCTGGTTCACAACCGGCGACGATCCGGTCATCCGCGAGCGCCGTGCCGGCAAGGCCGCACCCGCGAGAAGCTTCTGGCAGGAATTCGCGCCGCTGAAAAACCTGCAGGTCTGGCGCTTCGCCTTCTACTATTTCTTCTCCTTCGGCGCGTTCGTGGCGCTGTCGCTCTGGCTGCCGCGCTACCTGATCGGCGTCTATGGTTTCAACATCGCCACCGCCGGCATGATCGGCGCCGCCTATTCAATTCCTGCAAGCGTCTTCCGTGCCTATGGCGGCGTGCTTTCCGACCGCGTCGGCGCCCGCACCGTGCTCTACTCGACCTTCACCGTCTGTGCTGTCGCGACGCTCGTTCTGTCTCTCCCCTCGGCAGACTATGTCGTGCGCGGCATCAGCGGGCCGATCCCGTTCCATTTCGAGATCGGTCCGCTCGCCTTCATCGCCGTCGCCTTCGTGCTCGGCTTCTTCATGAGCCTCGGCAAGGCGGCCGTCTACAAGCACATCCCGGTCTACTATCCGCAGAACGTCGGCGCGGTCGGCGGCATGGTGGGCATGATCGGCGGTCTTGGCGGCTTCATCCTGCCGATCGCCTTCGGCGCGCTGAACGACCTTACCGGCGTCTGGTCGAGCTGCTTCATGCTGCTTTTCCTGATCGTCGTCTCGTGCCTGCTTTGGATGCACCTCTCCATCCGTCGGATGGAGCGGGCGGCCGAGGTCGAGACCGCGTCCCTCTCCTATGCCGCCGAATAG
- a CDS encoding ABC transporter ATP-binding protein, protein MTAYLKLDHIDKSFTRGGQVSEVLKDIRLTIDKGEFVSIIGHSGCGKSTLLNLIAGLTKVSSGAVLLEDKEVDSPGPERAVVFQNHSLLPWLTVYENVNLAVSKVFGRSKGKAERHHWIMRNLDLVQMAHARNKRPAEISGGMKQRVGIARALAMEPKILLLDEPFGALDALTRAHLQDAVMDIHSRLGSTMIMITHDVDEAVLLSDRIVMMTNGPAATIGDVLSVPLARPRRRIELASDRTFLRCREAVLKFLYERHHFVEAAE, encoded by the coding sequence ATGACGGCCTATCTGAAGCTCGACCATATCGACAAATCCTTCACCCGCGGCGGCCAGGTCAGCGAGGTGCTGAAGGACATCAGGCTCACCATCGACAAGGGCGAATTCGTCTCCATCATCGGCCATTCCGGCTGCGGCAAGTCGACCTTGCTCAACCTGATCGCCGGCCTGACCAAGGTTTCCTCGGGCGCCGTGCTGCTCGAGGACAAGGAGGTCGACAGCCCCGGACCGGAGCGCGCCGTGGTGTTCCAGAACCACTCGCTGCTGCCCTGGCTCACCGTCTACGAGAACGTCAACCTTGCGGTGTCGAAAGTCTTCGGCCGCAGCAAGGGCAAGGCCGAGCGGCATCACTGGATCATGCGCAACCTCGACCTCGTGCAGATGGCGCATGCAAGGAACAAGCGCCCGGCAGAGATTTCCGGCGGCATGAAGCAGCGCGTCGGCATCGCGCGCGCGCTAGCCATGGAGCCGAAGATCCTGCTTCTCGACGAGCCGTTTGGCGCGCTCGACGCGCTCACTCGCGCCCACCTCCAGGACGCGGTGATGGACATTCATTCGCGGCTGGGCTCGACGATGATCATGATCACCCACGACGTCGACGAGGCGGTGCTGCTCTCCGACCGCATCGTGATGATGACCAACGGCCCGGCGGCAACCATCGGCGACGTGCTTTCGGTGCCGCTGGCGCGGCCGCGCCGGCGCATCGAGCTGGCGTCGGATCGCACTTTCCTGCGCTGCCGCGAGGCGGTGCTGAAATTCCTCTACGAACGCCACCACTTCGTCGAAGCCGCGGAGTAA
- the ntrB gene encoding nitrate ABC transporter permease, with the protein MSIQTIEDTKVKAFPAKPGKVIAFTAKAGRRIDVPAIAGRMATALIPPAVVIAILLVVWQVACSSPTASLPPPSQVWNEAYDLIAHPFFDNGPQDIGLAWRVLISLQRVAIGFGMAAVVGVALGALVGQSVWAMRGLDPVFQILRTVPPLAWLPLSLAAFRDSNPSALFVIFITSIWPVIINTAVGVRNIPEDYRNVARILRLNQLEFFFKIMVPAAAPYIFTGLRIGIGLSWLAIVAAEMLTGGVGIGFFIWDAWNSSRLPDIIVALAYIGVTGFCLDRLVAAVGAFVTRGTTAK; encoded by the coding sequence ATGTCCATCCAAACCATCGAGGACACCAAGGTGAAGGCATTTCCGGCAAAGCCCGGCAAGGTAATCGCCTTCACCGCCAAGGCAGGGCGCCGCATCGATGTGCCTGCCATCGCCGGCCGAATGGCGACGGCGCTCATCCCGCCGGCCGTCGTCATCGCCATCCTGCTCGTCGTCTGGCAGGTGGCCTGCTCGTCGCCCACCGCCAGCCTGCCGCCGCCGAGCCAGGTGTGGAACGAGGCCTATGACCTGATCGCGCATCCGTTCTTCGACAACGGCCCGCAGGATATCGGCCTTGCTTGGCGGGTGCTGATCTCGCTGCAGCGCGTCGCCATCGGCTTCGGCATGGCGGCGGTCGTCGGCGTGGCCCTGGGCGCGCTCGTCGGCCAGTCGGTCTGGGCGATGCGCGGCCTCGACCCGGTGTTCCAGATCCTACGCACGGTGCCGCCGCTCGCCTGGCTGCCGCTGTCGCTCGCCGCCTTCCGCGACTCCAATCCGTCGGCGCTGTTCGTGATCTTCATCACCTCGATATGGCCAGTGATCATCAACACCGCCGTCGGCGTGCGCAACATCCCCGAGGACTACCGCAACGTCGCCCGCATCTTGCGGCTCAACCAGTTGGAGTTCTTCTTCAAGATCATGGTGCCGGCCGCCGCGCCCTACATCTTCACCGGCTTGAGGATCGGCATCGGGCTCTCCTGGCTGGCCATCGTCGCCGCCGAGATGCTGACCGGTGGCGTCGGCATCGGCTTCTTCATCTGGGACGCGTGGAATTCCTCGCGGCTGCCCGACATCATCGTCGCGCTCGCCTATATCGGCGTCACCGGCTTCTGCCTTGACCGCCTGGTCGCGGCGGTCGGCGCCTTCGTCACCCGCGGCACCACGGCAAAGTGA
- a CDS encoding CmpA/NrtA family ABC transporter substrate-binding protein, whose product MTKRIGTGTALKGMTRRDFLARGALTAGLFVAARKLLPSGAYAATAAPEVTGAKLGFIALTDAAPLMIAKETGLFAKYGMPDVEVLKQASWGATRDNLVLGGEANGIDGAHILTPMPYLMHTGKVTQNKQPLPMAIVARLNYDCQGISVAQEYAATGVGLDASKLKEVFAAKKAAGKEVKAAMTFPGGTHDLWIRYWLAAGGIDPDKDVSTIVVPPPQMVANMKVGNMDVFCVGEPWNEQLVHQGIGFTAATTGELWKGHPEKALGLRAAFIEKHPNATKAILMAVMEAQQWCDAMENKEEMASIIGKRQWMNVPAADIIGRLKGDINYGNDRVAKGTDLYMKFWKGGVSYPFKSHDSWFLAENIRWGKFAPTTDVKALVDQVNREDLWREAAKDLGVAASDIPASSSRGVETFFDGKTFDPANPSAYLDSLKIKASA is encoded by the coding sequence ATGACGAAACGGATCGGAACTGGAACGGCACTCAAGGGCATGACGCGTCGCGATTTCCTCGCCAGGGGTGCGCTGACGGCGGGGCTGTTCGTGGCGGCTCGCAAGCTCCTCCCCTCGGGGGCCTATGCCGCCACGGCTGCACCCGAGGTGACTGGCGCCAAGCTCGGCTTCATCGCGCTGACCGACGCTGCGCCGCTGATGATTGCCAAGGAGACAGGTCTGTTCGCCAAATACGGCATGCCCGATGTCGAGGTGCTGAAGCAGGCCTCCTGGGGCGCGACGCGCGACAATCTGGTGCTCGGCGGCGAAGCCAACGGCATCGACGGCGCCCACATCCTGACGCCGATGCCCTATCTCATGCACACCGGCAAGGTGACGCAGAACAAGCAGCCGCTGCCGATGGCGATCGTTGCCCGGCTGAACTACGACTGCCAGGGCATTTCGGTGGCGCAGGAATATGCCGCCACCGGCGTCGGTCTCGACGCCTCCAAGCTCAAGGAGGTCTTCGCCGCCAAGAAGGCCGCCGGCAAGGAGGTCAAGGCCGCCATGACCTTTCCGGGCGGCACGCATGACCTCTGGATACGCTACTGGCTCGCCGCCGGCGGCATCGATCCCGACAAGGACGTCTCGACCATCGTCGTGCCGCCGCCGCAGATGGTGGCCAACATGAAGGTCGGCAACATGGACGTGTTCTGCGTCGGCGAGCCGTGGAACGAACAGCTCGTCCACCAGGGCATCGGCTTCACCGCCGCCACCACGGGCGAGTTGTGGAAGGGCCATCCGGAAAAGGCGCTCGGGCTGCGCGCCGCATTCATCGAGAAACACCCCAACGCCACCAAGGCGATCCTGATGGCGGTGATGGAAGCCCAGCAATGGTGCGATGCCATGGAAAACAAGGAGGAGATGGCCTCGATCATCGGCAAGCGGCAATGGATGAACGTGCCCGCCGCCGACATCATCGGCCGCCTCAAGGGCGACATCAACTACGGCAACGACCGCGTCGCCAAGGGAACCGACCTCTACATGAAGTTCTGGAAGGGTGGGGTTTCCTATCCCTTCAAGAGCCATGACAGCTGGTTCCTTGCCGAGAACATCCGTTGGGGCAAATTCGCTCCGACCACCGACGTCAAGGCGCTGGTCGACCAGGTCAACCGCGAGGACCTCTGGCGCGAGGCGGCGAAGGATCTGGGTGTCGCTGCAAGCGACATCCCGGCCTCCTCCTCGCGCGGCGTCGAGACCTTCTTCGACGGCAAGACCTTCGATCCGGCCAACCCGTCCGCCTATCTCGACAGCCTGAAGATCAAGGCATCGGCCTAA
- a CDS encoding CmpA/NrtA family ABC transporter substrate-binding protein, which translates to MTAAHQITAGFMPLFDSAVLVVASEMGFAAREGIELKLHRETSWANIRDRIAIGHFDVAHMLGPMPLACSLGLTPLASETIVPFSLGLGGNCVTVSNAVWQGMAAHGAAPDLDPARAGAALGALIRERTAGRREPLRFAVVHPHSGHNYELRYWLAACGVDPDRDIEIVIVPPPFMADALAAGRIDGYCVGEPWNSAAVAAGTGHIVTVKALLWRNSPEKVIGVRKAWAEENPDALAALLRALHHAARWCQAAQNRGELAALMADARFLGQPTKIQMPVLTGHLELGGGVERTVEDFFVPFDKAANFPWKSHALWFYTQMVRWGQLAHTPENLAIARDCYRPDLYRSALKPLGVALPGANAKVEGALKVATPVGSAGASLVLGPDGFFDGQTFDPDRIDAYIAGQQPA; encoded by the coding sequence ATGACTGCCGCGCACCAGATCACCGCCGGCTTCATGCCGCTCTTCGACAGCGCCGTCCTGGTGGTGGCCAGCGAGATGGGCTTTGCCGCCCGCGAGGGCATCGAGCTCAAGCTGCATCGCGAGACCTCCTGGGCCAACATCCGCGACCGCATCGCCATCGGCCATTTCGATGTCGCCCATATGCTGGGACCGATGCCGCTCGCCTGCAGCCTCGGCCTCACGCCGCTTGCCTCGGAAACCATCGTGCCCTTCTCGCTCGGGCTCGGCGGCAACTGCGTCACCGTCTCCAACGCGGTGTGGCAAGGCATGGCGGCGCATGGCGCCGCGCCGGACCTCGACCCGGCGCGTGCCGGGGCAGCGCTCGGCGCGCTGATCCGCGAGCGGACGGCCGGCCGCCGCGAGCCGCTGCGCTTCGCCGTCGTGCATCCGCATTCCGGGCACAACTACGAGCTGCGCTATTGGCTCGCCGCCTGCGGCGTCGACCCCGATCGCGACATCGAGATCGTCATCGTGCCGCCGCCCTTCATGGCCGACGCGCTCGCCGCCGGGCGCATCGATGGCTATTGTGTCGGCGAGCCCTGGAACAGCGCTGCCGTCGCTGCCGGCACCGGCCACATCGTCACCGTCAAGGCGCTGCTCTGGCGCAACAGCCCCGAAAAGGTCATCGGCGTGCGCAAGGCGTGGGCCGAGGAGAACCCGGACGCGCTGGCGGCGCTACTGAGGGCGCTGCATCATGCCGCCCGCTGGTGCCAGGCTGCGCAGAACCGCGGCGAGCTGGCGGCGCTGATGGCGGACGCCCGCTTCCTCGGCCAGCCGACGAAAATCCAGATGCCGGTCCTTACCGGACATCTCGAGCTCGGCGGCGGCGTGGAGCGGACGGTCGAGGATTTCTTCGTGCCCTTCGACAAGGCCGCGAACTTTCCCTGGAAGAGCCATGCGCTCTGGTTCTACACGCAGATGGTGCGCTGGGGGCAGTTGGCGCACACGCCCGAGAACCTGGCCATCGCCCGCGACTGCTATCGGCCCGACCTCTACCGCTCGGCGCTGAAGCCGCTTGGGGTCGCCCTGCCCGGCGCCAATGCCAAGGTCGAAGGCGCGCTGAAGGTCGCGACCCCGGTCGGTTCGGCCGGTGCAAGCCTTGTCCTTGGACCCGATGGTTTCTTCGACGGCCAGACCTTCGATCCCGACCGGATAGATGCATACATCGCCGGCCAGCAACCGGCCTGA
- a CDS encoding ANTAR domain-containing response regulator: protein MSAGSLTILVIDENRIRASIIEAGLRDAGHRHVTVVHDVAGIARRIAEIEPDVIVIDLENPNRDMLENMFQLSRAVKRPIAMFVDRSDQASIEAAVEAGVSAYVVDGLKKERIKPILDMAISRFNAFSRMARELEEARSELENRKVIDRAKGILMKSRGLSEEAAYALLRKTAMNQNRKIAEIAQSLVTAAGLLGPLEGE from the coding sequence ATGTCCGCCGGTTCGTTGACCATCCTTGTTATCGACGAGAACCGCATCCGCGCCTCGATCATCGAGGCCGGATTGCGGGACGCCGGCCATCGCCACGTCACCGTGGTCCATGACGTCGCCGGCATCGCCAGGCGGATCGCCGAGATCGAGCCGGATGTCATCGTCATCGATCTCGAAAATCCAAACCGCGACATGCTGGAGAACATGTTCCAGCTTTCGCGCGCGGTGAAACGGCCGATCGCCATGTTCGTCGACCGCTCCGACCAGGCCTCGATCGAGGCGGCCGTCGAAGCCGGCGTATCCGCCTATGTCGTCGATGGGCTGAAGAAGGAACGCATCAAGCCGATCCTCGACATGGCGATCAGCCGCTTCAACGCCTTTTCGCGCATGGCGCGCGAACTGGAGGAAGCGCGCAGCGAGCTCGAGAACCGCAAGGTCATCGACCGGGCCAAGGGCATATTGATGAAGTCGCGCGGCTTGAGCGAGGAGGCTGCCTACGCGCTTCTGCGCAAGACCGCGATGAACCAGAACCGCAAGATCGCCGAGATCGCCCAGAGCCTGGTGACCGCGGCGGGGCTGCTGGGTCCGCTGGAGGGCGAATGA
- a CDS encoding AraC family transcriptional regulator: MGPDLEVIQIRPGESFAVNWHGYPYHTVRWHFHPEYELHQIAATTGRYFVGDFIGEFETGNLVLTGPNLPHNWISEVPESVPLRCRLIQFSEEFIGGAISTFPELGAVSPLLDLSRRGVLFGKSVSREVMPLLAEITHAYGVHRISLFMSIMEALSRETSPRVLASENYLPDPSGYVSAGMNQALAYIRENLTQQFNEGDLAAIAGQTPSAFSRSFRKHTGMSVLQYIKRLRINLACQILMSNEEAQISDICFEVGFNNLSNFNRQFLAEKGMPPSQFRRLVADNFAAARAA; the protein is encoded by the coding sequence ATGGGACCCGATCTGGAAGTCATACAGATAAGGCCTGGCGAGTCATTCGCGGTGAATTGGCACGGCTATCCGTACCATACGGTGCGCTGGCATTTTCATCCCGAATACGAACTGCACCAGATCGCCGCGACTACGGGCCGCTATTTCGTCGGCGACTTCATCGGCGAGTTCGAGACCGGCAATCTGGTGCTCACCGGTCCGAACCTGCCGCACAACTGGATCAGCGAGGTTCCGGAGTCCGTTCCCCTGCGCTGCAGGCTGATCCAGTTCAGCGAGGAATTCATCGGCGGCGCGATCTCGACCTTTCCCGAGCTTGGCGCCGTTTCCCCGCTGCTCGACCTTTCGCGGCGCGGCGTCCTGTTCGGCAAGAGCGTGAGCAGGGAGGTCATGCCGTTGCTGGCGGAGATCACGCATGCATACGGCGTGCATCGGATCAGCCTGTTCATGTCGATCATGGAAGCGCTGAGCCGCGAGACTTCGCCGCGCGTGCTCGCCAGCGAAAACTATCTGCCGGATCCGTCGGGATATGTGTCGGCCGGCATGAACCAGGCGCTCGCCTATATCCGCGAGAACCTGACCCAGCAATTCAACGAAGGCGACCTCGCCGCGATCGCAGGACAGACGCCGAGCGCCTTCTCGCGCTCGTTCCGCAAGCACACCGGCATGTCAGTGCTACAATACATCAAGCGCCTGCGCATCAACCTCGCCTGTCAGATCCTGATGAGCAACGAAGAGGCGCAGATTTCGGACATCTGCTTCGAGGTCGGCTTCAACAACCTGTCCAACTTCAACCGCCAGTTCCTGGCCGAGAAAGGCATGCCGCCATCGCAGTTCAGACGATTGGTTGCGGACAATTTCGCGGCCGCGCGCGCCGCATAG
- a CDS encoding sugar ABC transporter substrate-binding protein — MSRYMSRLTAAALAVSGLALGATFANAQDIAGSTVAFLMPDQGSTRYEEHDHPGFVAEMKKLCDSCKVLYLNADADVTKQQQQFNSVITQGAKVVVLDPVDSAAAASLVHNAQAQGVKVIAYDRPIPTAKADFYVSFDNKAIGKAIAASLVEHLKAKGVSSDGDVGVLQINGSPTDAAAGLIKDGIHEGLKTGSYKTLAEFDTPNWAPSNAQQWAAGQISRFSTKIVGVVAANDGTGGGAIAAFKAAGVDPVPTVTGNDATIAALQLIIAGDQYNTISKPSEIVAAAAANVAVQLLKGETPKAETTLYDTPSQLFVPAVVTQENLKAEIIDKKIQTAAQLCTDRYAEGCKKLGIE; from the coding sequence ATGTCCAGATACATGTCCAGACTGACTGCGGCCGCGTTGGCCGTCTCAGGCCTTGCACTCGGCGCGACGTTCGCCAATGCGCAGGATATCGCCGGCTCCACGGTCGCGTTCCTAATGCCCGACCAGGGCTCGACGCGCTACGAGGAGCACGATCATCCAGGTTTCGTCGCCGAAATGAAGAAGCTCTGCGACAGCTGCAAGGTGCTCTACCTCAACGCCGACGCCGACGTCACCAAGCAGCAACAGCAGTTCAACTCGGTCATCACCCAGGGCGCCAAGGTGGTCGTGCTCGACCCGGTGGACTCCGCTGCGGCGGCCTCGCTGGTGCACAACGCGCAGGCGCAAGGGGTCAAGGTCATCGCCTATGACCGTCCGATTCCCACCGCCAAGGCCGATTTCTACGTTTCGTTCGACAACAAGGCCATCGGCAAGGCGATCGCCGCCTCGCTGGTCGAGCATCTCAAGGCCAAGGGCGTGTCGAGCGACGGCGATGTCGGCGTGCTGCAGATCAACGGCTCTCCGACCGACGCGGCGGCGGGCCTGATCAAGGACGGTATCCATGAAGGCCTCAAGACCGGCAGCTACAAGACGCTCGCCGAGTTCGACACGCCGAACTGGGCGCCGTCGAATGCCCAGCAATGGGCGGCGGGGCAGATCTCGCGCTTCAGCACCAAGATCGTCGGCGTGGTCGCCGCCAATGACGGCACGGGCGGCGGCGCCATCGCCGCGTTCAAGGCCGCCGGCGTCGATCCGGTGCCGACGGTGACGGGCAACGACGCCACGATCGCCGCCCTGCAGCTCATCATTGCCGGCGACCAGTACAACACTATCTCCAAGCCGAGCGAAATCGTCGCCGCGGCCGCGGCAAACGTTGCGGTGCAGCTTCTCAAAGGCGAGACTCCGAAAGCCGAGACGACACTCTACGACACGCCTTCGCAGTTGTTCGTGCCGGCGGTGGTGACGCAGGAGAACCTTAAGGCCGAGATCATCGACAAGAAGATCCAGACCGCCGCCCAGCTCTGCACCGACCGCTACGCCGAAGGCTGCAAGAAGCTCGGCATTGAATAA